A genomic window from Silene latifolia isolate original U9 population chromosome Y, ASM4854445v1, whole genome shotgun sequence includes:
- the LOC141628993 gene encoding uncharacterized protein LOC141628993, whose product MDFVESFYVSNSFLEYNAQFIHMEVTDLGTGDKFHMIMVYSFNDVKERKLLWDKLCGFKRNIHGSWVIYGDFNTVLVSAERLGGNCTNEEMDDFKNCVDDCEVSDCPASGSLYTWNNKQEVATRVYSRLDRVLVNHGWVLQNPNVYAHFYCEGNFDHCPCVVQNMTVGPKKRRHFKYYNMWSKSVEFKHCVKLVWDNDWYGTNMFKLTKKLKDLKMPLNKLNKLDFDDVVNNATRAKMALEYIQGKLRSDPLNAELVQQEMDAASALRFLDQAAYEFLTQKSKAVWLEKGDHNTKYFHSLIKNRNAQNKILRIADVKGQLCEDTTQIQNAFMDFYKDLLGTTVSTSDVSLATVQIGRVCSPEHQDLLLQPVTDAKIKQVTFSIPSHKAAGPDGYSSAFLRMLGMWWGSLSMTPAKTNAYFNGVQQWVKLDIIQVTGFTEGHLPFRYLGVPITCGRMKKHDCNILVEKLVSRIRSFGSRKLSYAGRLLLVNSVLTALYSYWVNILLIPKGVLNKVNAICRNYLWNGSADYIRVPLVSWEKVCSPKYEGGLGIRDSLAWNYATIGKLVWWIYCCPNRLWVRWVNQIYLKESNWSDYSPSGDIIWGWKNVCRVRDKLAPGYSNGQWVLGTKGYSVSQGYELLRYKFQSMVWSNRIWNNWCIPKHQFVGWLIQRNALQLKGKLSRLGIVSDDLCILCSNYSETVEHLFQHCEYNKRLLDMYAQRCGLVPPNVNLILWIGQS is encoded by the exons ATGGATTTTGTGGAATCCTTCTACGTTTCAAATTCTTTTTTGGAGTATAATGCACAATTTATCCATATGGAGGTTACTGATTTGGGTACTGGAGATAAGTTTCATATGATCATGGTATATTCTTTTAATGATGTGAAAGAGAGAAAACTTTTGTGGGACAAATTATGTGGCTTCAAAAGGAATATTCATGGATCTTGGGTGATCTATGGGGATTTTAATACTGTCTTGGTATCTGCTGAAAGGTTAGGGGGTAATTGCACTAATGAAGAAATGGATGACTTTAAGAATTGTGTTGATGATTGTGAGGTGTCTGATTGCCCTGCAAGTGGTTCTCTTTACACTTGGAATAACAAACAGGAAGTGGCTACTAGGGTTTACAGTCGCCTAGATAGAGTGTTGGTCAATCACGGGTGGGTTCTCCAGAACCCTAATGTGTATGCTCATTTTTATTGTGAGGGCAATTTTGATCATTGCCCGTGTGTGGTTCAGAATATGACTGTTGGCCCTAAAAAGAGAAGGCATTTTAAGTATTACAACATGTGGAGTAAGTCTGTGGAGTTTAAGCATTGTGTGAAGCTAGTGTGGGACAATGACTGGTATGGTACCAATATGTTCAAGCTCACAAAAAAGCTGAAGGATCTTAAGATGCCTTTGAATAAGTTGAATAAGTTGGATTTTGATGATGTGGTGAACAATGCTACTAGAGCTAAAATGGCTTTGGAATATATTCAGGGTAAGCTGAGGAGTGATCCTCTTAATGCTGAACTTGTTCAACAAGAAATGGATGCTGCCAGTGCTCTTAGATTTCTTGACCAGGCTGCTTATGAGTTCTTGACCCAAAAATCTAAAGCTGTGTGGTTGGAGAAAGGGGATCACAACACAAAGTATTTCCACAGCCTGATCAAAAATAGAAATGCTCAAAATAAAATTCTCAGAATTGCAGACGTGAAAGGGCAACTGTGTGAAGATACTACCCAGATCCAAAATGCCTTCATGGATTTCTATAAGGACCTGTTGGGGACAACAGTCAGTACAAGTGATGTGTCATTGGCTACTGTCCAGATAGGAAGGGTTTGTTCTCCAGAACATCAGGATCTCTTACTGCAACCTGTAACTGATGCTAAAATCAAACAAGTCACGTTCTCAATTCCTTCCCATAAAGCTGCAGGGCCTGATGGGTATTCTAGTGCGTTTTTAAGGATGCTTGGGATGTGGTGGGGGAGCTTGTCT ATGACCCCAGCTAAGACCAATGCatactttaatggggttcaacaaTGGGTAAAACTTGATATCATCCAGGTAACAGGCTTCACTGAAGGTCATCTTCCTTTCAGATATTTAGGTGTGCCTATTACTTGTGGGAGGATGAAGAAGCATGACTGTAATATTTTAGTGGAGAAGTTGGTTTCCAGAATAAGGAGTTTTGGTTCAAGAAAGCTTTCATATGCTGGCAGGTTACTACTGGTTAATTCAGTGCTTACAGCTTTATATAGTTATTGGGTTAATATCTTACTGATCCCAAAAGGAGTTCTGAATAAAGTAAATGCCATTTGCAGAAACTACCTGTGGAATGGTAGTGCTGATTATATCAGAGTCCCTTTAGTCAGCTGGGAAAAGGTGTGCTCTCCTAAATATGAAGGAGGTCTAGGTATCAGGGATAGCCTAGCCTGGAACTATGCTACAATTGGGAAGTTGGTTTGGTGGATCTACTGTTGCCCTAATAGGCTCTGGGTGAGATGGGTCAATCAAATCTACTTAAAGGAGAGTAATTGGTCTGATTATAGTCCCAGTGGTGATATTATCTGGGGTTGGAAGAATGTGTGTAGAGTTAGAGATAAGTTAGCTCCTGGTTACTCTAATGGTCAGTGGGTGCTAGGCACGAAAGGTTATTCTGTCAGTCAGGGTTATGAGTTACTGAGGTACAAATTCCAGAGTATGGTGTGGTCTAATCGTATTTGGAATAATTGGTGTATTCCCAAACATCAATTTGTTGGCTGGTTGATTCAAAGGAATGCTCTGCAGCTGAAGGGGAAACTTTCTCGTTTGGGCATTGTGAGTGATGATCTTTGTATACTGTGCTCAAATTATTCTGAAACAGTTGAGCATTTATTTCAACATTGTGAGTACAACAAGAGACTTCTGGATATGTATGCCCAGAGGTGTGGCTTGGTGCCGCCTAATGTCAATCTGATCCTATGGATTGGTCAGAGTTAA
- the LOC141628995 gene encoding uncharacterized protein LOC141628995, whose translation MTICKWFAYPDLFITFTCNPKWPKIVRFVAKRGLRPEDRSDILCRVFKIKLNELIRDLKDRNIFGRAKAVVYTIEFQKRGLPHAHILLFLHREEKFPKAADVDKIISVEIPDPIKDPALHAAICEYMLHGPCGKEKTPDVERLQYHLPDEQCVVFDNYTFIDEVVEKSSIGVSQFLNWMGCNSSEQRDIEIIYAPICFISALQLTHEELKNYALMDIENSLQLNGSSLTRFEGMPLPDSSTTAHHRNTLVMDALSYDRQSLREENERQLSSMTDEQRSLYNEIMDADLNNRGGVFFVYGYGGTGKTFFWRSLCAGIRSKGEIVVAVASSGIAATLIPGGVTAQSRLSIQLNVNEDSTCPRIKPGGDLTELLIRAKLIIWDEAPMTHKYSFEVVDKSLKYVMRVVNERNVELPFGGKVVVFGEIFDKLCRLCPKEVEQTLCVLRLTKNMHLQVGSSSDNVDDIRKFSEWILKIGDGVAGGENDGEVDLEFPDDLLIQRVEDPIASLVNVMYPYLQRQLWNPDYLQERAILAPTHEIVEAVNDYVLSKIDEDEAIYLSFDEVCNDDRGMGDPDLHSLYRITQQYQMCRTPESSIEVEGRCYGDASQEH comes from the exons ATGACTATTTGTAAGTGGTTCGCTTATCCTGATTTATTCATTACGTTCACTTGTAATCCCAAGTGGCCGAAAATAGTTCGCTTTGTTGCTAAAAGAGGCCTGAGACCGGAGGATCGCTCAGATATTTTGTGTCGCGTCTTCAAAATTAAGCTCAATGAGTTGATAAGGGATTTAAAAGATCGAAACATTTTTGGAAGAGCTAAAGCAG TGGTGTATACTATTGAATTTCAAAAGCGTGGTCTGCCACATGCTCATATATTATTGTTCCTACATCGAGAGGAAAAGTTCCCTAAAGCTGCAGATGTCGACAAAATCATTTCTGTCGAGATTCCTGATCCGATTAAGGACCCTGCCTTACATGCTGCTATTTGTGAGTACATGCTCCATGGCCCGTGTGGTAAAGAGAA GACTCCTGATGTTGAAAGGCTGCAGTACCACCTTCCGGATGAGCAATGTGTTGTGTTTGATAATTATACTTTCATTGACGAGGTTGTAGAGAAATCATCGATCGGAGTATCGCAGTTCTTGAATTGGATGGGCTGCAACAGTTCTGAACAACGTGATAT AGAAATAATATACGCACCTATTTGTTTTATATCAGCCTTACAGCTAACTCATGAAGAGTTGAAAAATTATGCTCTTATGGATATTGAAAATTCTCTCCAATTAAATGGGAGTAGCCTAACTAGATTTGAAGGCATGCCTCTTCCAGATTCTTCAACAACGGCACACCATCGAAACACGTTAGTGATGGATGCGTTGTCGTATGACAGACAGTCATTGAGGGAAGAAAATGAGCGTCAGCTATCTTCAATGACTGATGAACAGAGGTCGTTGTATAATGAAATTATGGACGCTGATTTAAATAATAGAGGAGGGGTGTTCTTTGTTTATGGATACGGCGGAACCGGGAAGACATTCTTTTGGCGTTCTTTGTGTGCTGGCATAAGAAGTAAGGGAGAAATTGTTGTAGCAGTTGCATCAAGTGGAATTGCAGCAACCTTGATACCTGGTGGTGTAACAGCTCAATCGAGATTAAGCATACAGCTCAACGTGAATGAGGACTCTACTTGCCCTCGAATTAAGCCTGGTGGTGATTTAACTGAACTTTTGATAAGGGCCAAACTCATAATATGGGATGAAGCACCTATGACTCACAAATATAGCTTTGAGGTTGTTGATAAAAGTTTGAAATATGTAATGCGCGTTGTGAACGAGAGAAATGTCGAACTACCGTTTGGAGGTAAGGTGGTAGTATTCGGGGAGATTTTCGACAAACTCTGCCGGTTGTGTCCAAAGGAAGTAGAGCAGACGTTGTGC GTGCTTAGACTGACAAAGAACATGCATTTGCAAGTTGGGAGTTCAAGCGACAATGTTGACGATATAAGGAAATTCTCAGAGTGGATCTTGAAAATTGGAGATGGTGTAGCGGGCGGTGAAAATGACGGGGAAGTCGATCTAGAATTCCCAGACGACTTACTCATTCAACGGGTAGAAGATCCGATTGCATCATTAGTAAATGTCATGTATCCATATCTTCAAAGGCAGTTGTGGAACCCAGATTACCTCCAAGAAAGAGCAATCCTCGCCCCTACTCACGAGATAGTTGAAGCGGTAAATGACTATGTGTTGTCGAAAATCGATGAGGATGAGGCTATATATCTAAGCTTCGATGAAGTTTGTAACGATGATAGAGGCATGGGTGACCCTGACCTTCATTCACTCTACCGAATAACTCAACAGTATCAAATGTGCCGGACTCCCGAATCATCAATTGAAGTTGAAGGTCGGTGCTATGGTGATGCTTCTCAGGAACATTGA